One genomic window of Malaciobacter molluscorum LMG 25693 includes the following:
- the ychF gene encoding redox-regulated ATPase YchF, giving the protein MGLGVGIVGLPNVGKSTTFNALTKAQNAEAQNYPFCTIEPNKAIVPVPDKRLDELAKIVNPDKIQHSTIDFVDIAGLVRGASKGEGLGNQFLSNIREVEVILHMVRCFEDGNITHVEGDVNPIRDIEIIETELIYADITQIEKKIDRLKRQAKGSKEAAAQLNISEALLAHLSELQPVKTFEDIENEHFITLDKELRFLSNKDVIYGANVDEDSLADGGNKYVDELKAHAASVGADVIMLCAKIEEELVGLEDDEAKEFLTDLGVQESGLEQIIHTAFDKLGLQSYFTAGKVEVRAWTIKKNTKAPQAAAVIHNDFEKGFIKAEVISYDDFVNLGGESKCKEAGKLRLEGKDYIVQDGDVMHFRFNV; this is encoded by the coding sequence ATGGGATTAGGTGTAGGTATAGTAGGACTTCCAAATGTAGGTAAAAGTACAACATTCAACGCATTAACTAAAGCACAAAATGCAGAAGCACAAAACTATCCATTTTGTACAATTGAACCAAATAAAGCAATTGTTCCAGTACCAGATAAAAGATTAGATGAGTTAGCAAAAATTGTTAATCCAGATAAAATTCAACACTCAACAATTGATTTTGTAGATATTGCAGGTCTTGTAAGAGGTGCAAGTAAAGGTGAAGGACTTGGAAACCAGTTCTTATCAAATATTAGAGAAGTTGAAGTTATTTTACATATGGTAAGATGTTTCGAAGATGGAAATATTACTCATGTGGAAGGTGATGTAAATCCTATTAGAGATATTGAAATCATAGAAACAGAACTTATTTATGCTGATATAACTCAAATTGAGAAAAAAATAGATAGATTAAAAAGACAAGCAAAAGGTTCAAAAGAAGCAGCTGCACAATTAAATATTTCAGAAGCATTACTTGCTCATCTTTCAGAATTACAACCAGTAAAAACTTTTGAAGATATTGAAAATGAACATTTTATTACTTTAGATAAAGAGCTTAGATTTTTATCTAATAAAGATGTTATTTATGGTGCAAATGTTGATGAGGATTCTTTAGCTGATGGTGGAAATAAATATGTTGATGAACTTAAAGCTCATGCAGCTTCGGTTGGTGCTGATGTTATTATGTTATGTGCAAAAATTGAAGAAGAGTTAGTTGGTCTTGAAGATGATGAAGCAAAAGAGTTTTTAACTGATTTAGGTGTACAAGAGTCTGGATTAGAGCAAATAATTCATACTGCTTTTGATAAATTAGGATTACAATCATATTTTACAGCAGGAAAAGTAGAAGTTAGAGCATGGACAATTAAGAAAAATACAAAAGCTCCACAAGCTGCAGCAGTAATTCATAATGATTTTGAAAAAGGGTTTATTAAAGCTGAGGTTATTTCATATGATGATTTTGTAAACTTAGGTGGAGAGTCTAAGTGTAAAGAAGCAGGTAAATTAAGACTTGAAGGTAAAGATTACATTGTTCAAGATGGTGATGTAATGCACTTTAGGTTCAATGTTTAA
- a CDS encoding HDOD domain-containing protein — MSQNILEKIESLPPLPKTITEIEEFRQKSEKDPFELLKIIEKDALIISTLLKVSNSAMFGFRSKVETPSRAINLLGINFTISIAIGGTVQNLLKANLSAYGINSDDFMKISNMSTTLANLWLGKVSYDLKEELILPALLQEAGKFVIADILELENKTPEFKTLLHDGYSTAQAEKEIIGITTSQVTAQIFKHWKLSENLINSIEYVDDISNVPDEYKQKAQILDVIKTACEVTDPLSDDKIGKAVNKAKAYSLDEKYLLDAIEKLQDRLLDEQ; from the coding sequence GTGTCGCAAAATATTTTAGAAAAAATTGAATCATTACCACCTTTACCAAAGACAATTACAGAAATTGAAGAGTTTAGACAAAAAAGTGAAAAAGATCCATTTGAATTATTAAAGATAATAGAGAAGGATGCACTTATTATTTCAACTTTATTAAAAGTTTCAAACTCTGCTATGTTTGGATTTAGAAGTAAGGTTGAAACTCCAAGTAGGGCAATAAATCTTTTGGGAATTAACTTTACAATATCAATTGCAATTGGTGGCACTGTTCAGAATTTATTGAAAGCAAACTTGTCTGCATATGGAATAAATAGCGATGACTTTATGAAAATATCAAATATGTCAACAACTCTTGCAAACTTATGGTTAGGTAAAGTATCTTATGATTTAAAAGAAGAATTAATCCTTCCTGCACTTTTACAAGAAGCTGGAAAGTTTGTAATTGCAGATATTTTAGAACTTGAAAATAAAACACCTGAATTTAAGACTTTATTACATGATGGATATTCAACTGCACAAGCAGAAAAAGAGATTATAGGAATAACTACATCTCAAGTTACTGCTCAAATATTCAAACATTGGAAATTGAGCGAAAATCTTATTAACTCTATTGAATATGTAGATGATATTTCAAATGTACCAGATGAGTATAAACAAAAAGCACAAATATTAGATGTAATTAAAACAGCTTGTGAAGTCACAGATCCCTTAAGCGATGATAAAATAGGAAAAGCAGTTAATAAAGCAAAAGCTTACTCTTTAGATGAAAAATATTTACTAGATGCAATAGAAAAACTTCAAGATAGACTTCTTGATGAACAATAA
- a CDS encoding GGDEF domain-containing protein, with the protein MLNEIKNPTSYLDIEDEDITVSNIINKYELNSENDSFLFSIENDYKTLIEYISNLYIKEETLPADINHELNYNINFKRYLIKNIKTRIDNIFYDKETFVFKEIVTIVNLLSFGKNYKIFENYINYNLENLSSLFRDYEEKLEENKEKEEEFNLIFEHYTLLIETINVLCKINSNEVERKKTINIILEILTETINILKFKLQLNENRLNILNNILGKLLFYYAHIPFIETENKSVENLIEEFYFYFEKAFSGYELSKSTNFGNSNELNEYKIYLNTITTLLSNLIYKLQIQYDYNQYKSIEIFNNILELYKKTVSHTVVDDFKTVIEFKEHLINNYVFIYCNSTEFNIDLVINDFFENKSFDNSNISIIYCAVLYSSKIENDTLVNLIKKFTSMPKFENDYLEFYKLNICDVIINKLIRQRDFILDEELVKRLIEYINKNSIASHLISTYTKIFLSLSLYYSYFSDFKSSELSKNYFAAYKNINGEVLLKNEYKKINDEIFINYGKALVSELNLTNKDIDDSKYLELGEKSVSRHIHQNKINKTYYMNQKFSNLITTILNEKNLDDEKVNRYIGNFVSEDIFHGLANVFVEGLCHKKCDILDLGYETIIIELFGKYKLKISYSTIYKNIFNNMFSQSKDFIEKNITTAIITYQRTIPMFFDKKTGLRNVNKLQKDLEEIKNDFIFIEFYLNNIDEINTKYGYAKADEILKSFANIIDSFANVYRMAGPKFGVILPLDSNIDTYIKRIKSSPVSFNGKKVNFDITFAVSWGDRNNILEKSAYCMAIALKDENKYYEFK; encoded by the coding sequence ATGTTAAATGAAATAAAAAATCCAACATCATATTTAGATATAGAAGATGAAGATATAACTGTTTCAAATATTATAAATAAATATGAATTAAATTCTGAAAATGACTCATTTTTATTTAGTATAGAAAATGACTATAAAACATTAATAGAATACATTAGTAATTTGTATATAAAAGAAGAAACACTGCCTGCTGATATAAATCATGAGTTGAATTATAATATAAACTTTAAAAGATATTTAATCAAAAATATAAAAACAAGAATAGATAATATTTTTTATGACAAAGAGACTTTTGTTTTTAAAGAAATAGTAACAATAGTAAATCTATTATCATTTGGAAAAAACTATAAGATTTTTGAAAACTATATAAACTATAATTTAGAAAACCTCTCTTCTTTATTTAGAGATTATGAAGAAAAATTAGAAGAGAATAAAGAAAAAGAAGAAGAATTTAACTTAATATTTGAACATTATACTCTTTTGATTGAAACAATAAATGTACTTTGCAAAATAAATTCAAATGAAGTAGAAAGAAAAAAAACTATAAATATCATTTTAGAAATTCTTACAGAGACAATTAATATATTAAAATTTAAATTACAACTTAATGAAAATAGATTAAATATCCTTAATAATATTTTAGGAAAATTACTATTTTATTACGCTCATATTCCTTTTATTGAAACAGAAAATAAAAGTGTAGAAAATTTAATAGAAGAGTTTTATTTTTATTTTGAAAAAGCATTTAGTGGTTATGAATTATCTAAAAGTACAAATTTTGGAAATTCCAATGAACTTAATGAATATAAAATATACTTAAACACAATAACAACTTTACTTTCAAATTTAATATATAAATTACAAATACAATATGATTATAATCAGTACAAAAGTATTGAAATCTTTAATAATATTTTAGAACTTTATAAAAAAACAGTTAGTCATACAGTTGTGGACGATTTTAAAACAGTTATTGAGTTTAAAGAACATCTAATAAACAACTATGTCTTTATCTACTGCAACTCTACGGAGTTTAATATAGATCTTGTGATTAATGATTTTTTTGAAAATAAATCTTTTGATAATTCTAATATATCAATAATATATTGTGCCGTTTTATACTCATCAAAAATTGAAAATGATACATTAGTAAATCTTATTAAGAAATTTACATCCATGCCTAAGTTTGAAAATGATTACTTAGAATTTTATAAATTAAATATTTGTGATGTAATAATAAATAAATTAATTAGACAAAGAGATTTTATATTAGATGAAGAATTAGTAAAAAGATTAATAGAGTATATAAATAAAAACAGTATAGCATCACATCTAATTTCTACTTATACTAAAATATTTTTGTCATTAAGTCTTTATTACTCTTATTTTAGTGACTTTAAATCATCAGAATTATCAAAAAACTACTTTGCTGCATATAAAAATATAAATGGAGAAGTATTACTTAAAAATGAATATAAAAAGATAAATGATGAGATATTTATAAATTATGGAAAAGCATTAGTTAGTGAACTTAACTTAACAAATAAAGATATTGATGATAGTAAGTATTTAGAACTTGGAGAAAAGAGTGTATCAAGACATATTCATCAAAATAAAATAAATAAAACATATTATATGAATCAGAAATTTTCTAATCTTATTACTACAATATTAAATGAAAAAAATCTTGATGATGAAAAGGTAAATAGATATATAGGGAATTTTGTTTCTGAAGATATTTTTCATGGATTAGCAAATGTGTTCGTTGAAGGTCTATGTCATAAAAAATGTGACATTTTAGATTTAGGATATGAAACAATAATAATAGAATTATTTGGAAAATATAAACTGAAAATATCATACTCTACTATATATAAAAATATTTTCAATAATATGTTTTCACAAAGTAAAGACTTTATTGAAAAAAATATCACAACGGCAATAATAACATATCAAAGAACAATACCAATGTTTTTTGATAAAAAAACAGGTCTTAGAAATGTAAATAAATTACAAAAAGATTTAGAAGAGATAAAAAATGATTTTATATTTATCGAATTTTATTTAAATAATATAGATGAAATCAATACAAAATATGGATATGCAAAAGCAGATGAAATATTAAAAAGTTTTGCAAATATAATAGATTCTTTTGCTAATGTATATAGAATGGCAGGACCTAAATTTGGTGTTATTTTACCTCTTGATTCAAATATTGATACATATATAAAAAGAATTAAGAGTAGTCCTGTTTCATTTAATGGTAAAAAAGTTAATTTTGATATAACGTTTGCTGTTTCATGGGGAGATAGAAATAATATACTTGAAAAATCTGCATATTGTATGGCTATTGCACTAAAAGATGAAAATAAGTATTATGAGTTTAAATAA